Proteins co-encoded in one Leptospira inadai serovar Lyme str. 10 genomic window:
- a CDS encoding HpcH/HpaI aldolase family protein, with product MNKLEAVQRIRKTLNEGGNSIGSWMQIPHSSIAEIIGQGGYDWVAIDLEHGSIGVQQLPDLFRALELGNTLPLVRISHGAAKDCKQALDAGAGGIIVPMIESAAQLARIRDACCWPPTGTRGVGFSRANLFGKNFSEYSIQAQSPLLIAMIENIHAVDRLLDIVKVKGLDAILIGPYDLSASMGMIAKFDDPSFLKIMDQILRICGEYKIACGVHVVAPEPTELFKRMQEGYRFLAYSIDAVFLTNSVNKPGMVK from the coding sequence ATGAATAAACTGGAAGCAGTTCAAAGAATCCGTAAAACACTGAATGAGGGAGGAAATTCCATCGGAAGCTGGATGCAAATCCCGCATTCCTCGATCGCTGAAATTATAGGGCAGGGCGGTTACGATTGGGTCGCCATAGATCTTGAACACGGCTCTATCGGTGTCCAGCAATTGCCCGATTTGTTCCGAGCTTTGGAGTTGGGAAATACTCTTCCTTTGGTTCGTATTTCGCACGGTGCCGCTAAAGATTGTAAGCAAGCTTTAGATGCCGGCGCCGGCGGGATAATCGTTCCAATGATCGAAAGCGCAGCACAACTCGCTCGGATACGGGATGCTTGTTGCTGGCCGCCGACAGGAACGAGAGGAGTGGGTTTTTCAAGAGCAAATCTATTTGGAAAAAATTTTAGCGAGTACAGTATCCAAGCGCAATCTCCCTTATTAATAGCTATGATTGAAAATATTCATGCCGTAGATCGACTGCTTGATATCGTAAAGGTGAAAGGCTTGGATGCCATTTTGATAGGACCCTACGATCTTTCCGCATCGATGGGAATGATCGCTAAATTTGATGACCCTTCGTTTTTAAAGATTATGGATCAAATTCTTAGAATATGCGGAGAATATAAAATAGCTTGCGGAGTCCATGTGGTCGCTCCTGAACCCACGGAATTATTCAAGAGAATGCAGGAAGGATATCGTTTTCTTGCTTATTCTATCGATGCCGTTTTCCTTACGAATAGCGTAAATAAACCTGGGATGGTAAAATGA
- a CDS encoding HAD family hydrolase, which yields MLANYKILFWDFDGVIKESVEVKTDAYLSLFSEFGSGLQKRIREHHESNGGVSRFEKIPLYLNWAGQSENIETVNDYCLRFSKTVFQKVIDSPWVPGVQRYLRLNSQRQSNVLVTATPQKEIEEILSHLRMMGMFKMVFGAPVRKSDAIREVLQTENVSLNQACMIGDSDSDYDAAAKNGIQFVLRKTQENVEFQKRCKTHMISDFLNE from the coding sequence ATTTTAGCTAATTATAAAATTCTATTTTGGGATTTCGATGGGGTTATAAAAGAATCCGTCGAGGTCAAGACGGACGCATATCTGAGTTTGTTTTCGGAATTCGGAAGCGGTTTGCAGAAAAGAATTCGAGAACATCATGAAAGTAACGGCGGTGTGTCTAGATTTGAGAAAATTCCTTTATACTTAAATTGGGCCGGTCAGTCGGAGAATATCGAAACTGTAAATGATTATTGCCTTAGATTTTCGAAAACCGTTTTTCAAAAAGTCATCGATTCGCCGTGGGTTCCCGGAGTACAGAGATATCTCCGGCTAAACTCGCAAAGGCAAAGCAATGTACTTGTGACTGCGACTCCTCAGAAAGAGATTGAGGAAATTTTATCCCATCTTCGAATGATGGGAATGTTTAAAATGGTCTTCGGGGCTCCTGTTCGGAAATCGGACGCGATACGTGAAGTTCTGCAGACTGAGAATGTTTCTTTGAATCAGGCTTGCATGATAGGAGACAGCGATTCGGACTACGATGCTGCAGCGAAGAATGGAATACAATTTGTCCTGAGAAAAACGCAAGAGAATGTTGAATTTCAAAAAAGGTGTAAGACGCATATGATATCGGATTTTCTAAATGAATAA
- a CDS encoding acyltransferase, producing MRILKRIFRIIYTSLTDRFLLQARIDKYLGKLAVFFRVVNLKWRIKSLGKSTVLWKGISITGGRNISIGDGFFGMGNLFLYGADGEIRIGDNCSFNTNVIVGGSGGLIEIGNNVLIGPNVVLRNADHGIARHTLINKQLHSRGTIIIEDDVWLGSNVVVTRNVKIALGSVIAAGAVVTHDTEPYSINAGVPSKKIGTRK from the coding sequence ATGCGGATACTCAAGAGAATATTTAGAATTATTTATACTAGCCTTACCGATCGCTTTCTTTTGCAGGCTAGGATAGATAAATATTTAGGTAAGTTGGCCGTATTTTTTCGAGTAGTTAACCTGAAATGGAGAATCAAGTCTCTCGGAAAGTCGACAGTATTATGGAAGGGAATAAGTATTACGGGCGGAAGAAATATCTCGATTGGAGACGGTTTTTTCGGGATGGGGAACTTATTCTTGTACGGTGCGGACGGTGAAATAAGGATCGGCGATAACTGCTCGTTTAATACGAATGTGATTGTCGGCGGGTCCGGTGGATTGATAGAAATCGGAAATAATGTTCTGATAGGCCCGAACGTCGTACTGAGAAACGCCGATCATGGAATCGCTAGGCATACGCTAATTAATAAGCAGCTTCATAGCAGAGGTACGATAATTATCGAAGATGACGTTTGGTTGGGGTCGAACGTGGTTGTAACAAGGAACGTAAAAATTGCCCTAGGAAGCGTAATTGCTGCGGGAGCCGTCGTTACTCACGATACGGAACCTTATTCGATTAATGCAGGCGTTCCTTCTAAAAAAATCGGAACTCGAAAGTAA
- a CDS encoding NAD-dependent epimerase/dehydratase family protein, with product MNILVIGGSGFLGSHVADQLSEAGHSVSIFDRVPSPWLRDDQRMIIGDLLDQERISDAIKGCDIVYNFAALADLNQAIDKPIDTARINILGNIYVLEACRVHNVRRFLYASTVYVFSREGGFYRCSKQASENYVEEYQRIFGMNYTILRYGSLYGPRSDESNGLYRVVKKALETGRICYEGSPDALREYIHVEDAARASVTAIGEEFRNQSVVLTGQEPMRVHDLLKMLAEILGRPDSVEFSDGEQIGHYVRTPYSYQPKLGRKFIPPLHVDLGQGLLQLIDEVRRSSGQADSLN from the coding sequence ATGAATATTCTTGTAATTGGCGGCTCGGGCTTTCTCGGATCTCATGTCGCAGATCAACTTAGCGAAGCCGGACATTCCGTCTCCATATTCGATAGAGTACCTTCTCCTTGGTTAAGAGATGATCAGAGAATGATAATCGGAGATTTGCTGGACCAGGAACGAATCTCCGATGCGATAAAGGGATGCGACATTGTCTATAATTTTGCGGCTTTGGCCGATCTAAATCAAGCGATCGACAAGCCTATCGATACGGCACGCATTAATATATTAGGAAATATTTATGTATTGGAGGCCTGTCGAGTTCATAACGTGAGGCGATTTCTTTATGCAAGTACTGTGTACGTATTTAGTCGGGAAGGTGGATTTTACCGGTGTAGCAAACAAGCTTCCGAGAATTATGTGGAGGAATACCAAAGAATATTCGGAATGAATTATACTATTTTGCGATATGGATCGCTCTACGGCCCGAGGTCGGATGAGAGTAACGGCCTCTATCGTGTGGTTAAAAAAGCGTTAGAAACCGGCCGGATCTGTTATGAAGGCAGTCCGGATGCATTGAGGGAATACATTCATGTCGAGGACGCTGCGAGGGCCAGCGTAACTGCAATAGGCGAGGAGTTCCGTAATCAAAGCGTTGTTCTCACCGGACAGGAGCCGATGAGAGTTCATGATCTTCTGAAAATGTTGGCCGAGATACTCGGTAGACCGGACTCCGTAGAGTTTTCCGATGGAGAGCAGATCGGTCATTATGTCCGCACTCCGTATTCCTACCAACCCAAATTGGGCCGAAAATTTATCCCTCCTCTGCACGTCGATTTGGGACAAGGATTGCTGCAGTTGATTGACGAGGTTAGGCGATCGTCCGGGCAAGCGGATTCGCTAAATTAA